The stretch of DNA CTTGCTGTGAAGGCTGACCGCTTTCCCCAATTGATGTAGAATTCAGGTCTAATCCACGTGCAAAGGACAGACAGGCAATGCGCAAGATTTTCATCAGCAGTGGGAAGCACCAGTGGCCGTTTTCAAAAGGGCTGGTGGTCGAATCCCTCCTGAATGTCGGCATTGACCAGGATGCAGCGACCGCCATTGCTCGCAGTGTGGAACAGTACATCCGCAACAAGAAGAAACGCAACGTTACCCCGGAAGAACTCAAGGACATGGTCACCGAGTTCACCCGCAAACGGCTGGGCAAGAAGTACGCAGACCAGTTCACCCACCAGATCCCCACTTTCACGGACATCAATGTGCAGGATCAGAGTGGCCTCAAACTCCCGTTCTCCAGAGGGATTCTGGCACGCAGTCTGGAAGTGGCCAGGCTCACCCCCAGACAGGCCTATGAGACTGCCAAGGAAGTGGACCGCAGGCTGCGCATGAAGGGTGTGGAGGAGATCACCTCTGCCGAAATTGAGGCCCTCACTGAAGATGTGCTGGAAGAAACGGTGGGTGCGGCCGGGCGTTCTGCGTACCGCGACAGGTACCACTCCACCGGAGCCCTGATGGTTCAGGACCCCAGTGGCCTGATGTATCCCTTTTCCAAGGGCATTCTGGCCCAATCCCTGCTTGCCACAGGCCTCACCTCTCTGGTGGCCCACCGAATTGCCCGCGACACCGAACTGCAACTCCGGGAACTCCGGCTCAAGAGCGTCACCCGTGCCCAGATCCGGCATGAAGTGGAACAGGCCCTGATCCGTGAAGTCGGAGAGGACATCGCCCTCAGGTACCGCCTGATGCGGGTGATTCGCAATCCAGAACGTCCGTTGGTGGTGCTGGTGGGAGGGGTCTCGGGAACAGGGAAGAGCTACATCGCAGCCGAGATTGCCTACCGTCTGGGCATCACCCGTGTGGTGTCCACCGACTCCATCCGCGAGGTGATGCGGGCCATGATCAGTCCCCAGCTCACCCCAACCCTGCATGCCAGCACCTTCGAAGCCTGGCAGAGCCTGCTGGGTCCAGACGATGACCGGGAACTCCCCACCGAGGAGCAACTCCTTCAGGGCTTCCGTGAGCAGGTGCAGCAGGTCAGTCTGGGCATCCATGCCATCATCCAGCGGGCCATCAAGGAGAACACCAGCATTGTGCTGGAAGGGGTGCACATTGTCCCAGGATACTTCGGCATGATTCAGGAACCTGGAGCGCTGTTCATTCCGATGCTGATGGCCCTGCCAGACGAAGAAGCCCACAGATCCCGCTTCTACAGCCGCGATCAGGAAACCCACCAGCTCAGGCCCAAACAGCGCTACCTCAACCACTTTCTGGAAATCCGTGCCTTGCAGGACTACATCATGGGACTGGCTGAAAAAACCAGTGTTCCCATTCTGCAGTCCGACGGGCAGGACCGCAACGTGGAGCAGGCCATGGAAGTGATTGCCAACAGGGTGCTTCAGAGCGTGCCGATTGGGATGCCGCAACGCCGTTGACCCCCACCTCGCTCGTTACACTCGCCTTCCTCCCCCTGAGGGGGAGGACCTGTCGAAGACAGCGGAGGGGAAACCTCAGGGGGAAGACCTGTCGAAGACAGCGGAGGGGGCACTGGAGAGGGTTACTCCAGCCCAGTGTTCCAGCATCTTCACCACTGCAGTGTGATCCTCACTGGCCCCTATGGTGTCCCTGGCGGCACGGTACAGGCTCTCGGTGATGGCAAAGAGGGGTGTTGGGGCTCCTGCTGATCTGGACACATCCAGCGCAATTCCAGCATCTTTGGCGAGCAGCCCCAGTGCAAAAGTGGCTGGAAATTCGCGGGTCAGGACACGCTGGGGAATCAGGTTCTGGGTGGCGTTGCTGCGCCCACTGCTGACATTGATGACTTCCAGCGCGGCCTCAAGGTCCACCCCCATTTTTGCCAGAGCCACCAGACCCTCACCTGCAGAAAGCAGGTTGATGGCCAGCAGCATGTTGTTGATGGCCTTCACAGCATGACCGGAGCCCACCTTGCCCACATGGACCACTTTGCCAGCAAAGGTGGAAAGAACTTCACGAACCTGTTCAATGGATTCAGCCGGGCCACCGATCATCACGCTGAGGGCACCATTGATGGCCCCTGCTGTGCCTCCACTCACAGGTGCATCCAGATAGGTCACCTGATGCTCCGCAAGGGTCTGGGCCACATCCAGGCTCTTCACCGGGTCACCTGATGTGCAGTCCACCCACAAAGACCCAGGTTTCAGGAAGAACAGCACCTGATTGAGCACCTGGATCACTTCTGATGTGGTGGGAAGGCAGGTGAAGATCACATCCACATCTTTCAGCCCTGAAAAGTCCTCAAGCACCTGACTTTTGAATTCAGCAGCATGCTGCCGGGCTTTTTCTGCGGTACGGTTCCAGACCAGGGTTTCAAAACGCTGACTGAGGTGACCTGCCATGGGGTAGCCCATTGCACCCAGACCAATAAAAGCGGTTTTCATGGGGCCAGACTAACATGACAGGTCACTTTGTCCGAGGGGTTGTCCTCACAAGCCGGGTTCAATTTTGCAGGTCAAAGAGGATGTACAGGTTCTTCAGGGGGCCAGGCAGGTCTGCATCTTCAAACAGGTTCACCATGGCCTTCATGTCCTGAATGTGGTACTTGAAGTACAGCTTGTTCTCGTACAGGTCGATGATGTCCTGATGGACGATTTCTTCAAAACGGCCCCTGAAATCTGCATGGCTTTCATAATGAATCGCCATGATCAGGCTGATCAGGGTGCGCCGGGTGATGTACAGGTGGGGATCATGTGAGTGCAGGTAGTCCCGCACAATGTCGGTGATTTTTCTCAGGGCCTCGCTGTACTCGTGGAACTGCAACTGGGTCTGCTGCTGGATGAACTGGATCAGGGTGTTGCTGCGCAGGGCCTCACTGAATTCGGGAAGGTGAATGGCTGTGCTCAGGTATTCTTCACCGCTCAGGTCGGCACGGTAATGGTGCACCCAGATGAAAAGCACCTGATTGTGAAAGGAGCTCTTCAGGGTGAACATGTGCTGTTTCCGGGCATTGCTCCCCAGATGCACCTCATTCTCGGTGACCTGCAGGATGTCGAGATCCATTTTCTGCTGCATGAACACGGCCATGGCCATGACGGGATCACTGATTCTGTCCAGGGGGATGGTCTGCAATATCTTCATGGCAACCTCGCCTCACTCTACATCAAGAGCATGAAAGCGATTGCCTGTCAGGGGCTTGACGACCCTTGCAGTCAGCCGTGATACACATGGTGCTCAGGACTGCTCACCCACAGCATGTTGCCCTGCACAAAGCGCTCCAGTGAATCCAGCACATCCCATCCCCAGCGTCTGAAAACATACTCTCCCTGGAAGCTGGACATGCTGTAGATGGCAGACTGGCTGTCCATGAAAGCATCGAAAACCTCCAGACCATAAGCGAAGGGAGTGAGTTGGGGGTTCAGGTGCAGGTAATTTTCCAGATTCAGCGAACCGTATCCCACAGGAGCCAGGGTTTCCCCCATCAGTTGCTGTCCGAGTTGCAGCATGTCGGAGATGATGTAGCCGTAATCATCCACAATCTGCAGGGTAAAACTGGATTCGGTGTTCCAGCCTCCCAGCCTGAAAGGGCCCTTGAAATGGAACTGCAGGTTTCCGGCAAGCTCAAAAGCACGGACTGCGTTCAGGTAGGCATTCCCAATCCGGAACCCATTTCGGGTGAATTTGACGATGGCTTCATCGTAGAGTGCAATGGCCCGGGTGCGGTCGAGCCTGGACTGGACCTGCTCTCCGTGCTGTGAGGCAAATCCGCCAAGCTGATCCCATGCGATCTGGTGCAGTTCCATGCTGCCTCCAGTCTAGACCGCTCAAGGTTACCAAAGTCTTACCTTGAGCGGACTTCCAGGGTGTTGATCCACTTCAGAGACAGGTCCCACAGGGCATCCTGATTCTGGGGATCCCGGGCGTATGCAGGGGCCTGAATGGGTTTTTTCAGGTGCCAGAACTGACCATTGCTCTGGATGTACCTGGGTTCCAGAACAATTTCACTGAAGGCTGCAGCGGTTTTTTCTGGC from Deinococcus cellulosilyticus NBRC 106333 = KACC 11606 encodes:
- a CDS encoding ATP cone domain-containing protein, with amino-acid sequence MRKIFISSGKHQWPFSKGLVVESLLNVGIDQDAATAIARSVEQYIRNKKKRNVTPEELKDMVTEFTRKRLGKKYADQFTHQIPTFTDINVQDQSGLKLPFSRGILARSLEVARLTPRQAYETAKEVDRRLRMKGVEEITSAEIEALTEDVLEETVGAAGRSAYRDRYHSTGALMVQDPSGLMYPFSKGILAQSLLATGLTSLVAHRIARDTELQLRELRLKSVTRAQIRHEVEQALIREVGEDIALRYRLMRVIRNPERPLVVLVGGVSGTGKSYIAAEIAYRLGITRVVSTDSIREVMRAMISPQLTPTLHASTFEAWQSLLGPDDDRELPTEEQLLQGFREQVQQVSLGIHAIIQRAIKENTSIVLEGVHIVPGYFGMIQEPGALFIPMLMALPDEEAHRSRFYSRDQETHQLRPKQRYLNHFLEIRALQDYIMGLAEKTSVPILQSDGQDRNVEQAMEVIANRVLQSVPIGMPQRR
- a CDS encoding NAD(P)-dependent oxidoreductase is translated as MKTAFIGLGAMGYPMAGHLSQRFETLVWNRTAEKARQHAAEFKSQVLEDFSGLKDVDVIFTCLPTTSEVIQVLNQVLFFLKPGSLWVDCTSGDPVKSLDVAQTLAEHQVTYLDAPVSGGTAGAINGALSVMIGGPAESIEQVREVLSTFAGKVVHVGKVGSGHAVKAINNMLLAINLLSAGEGLVALAKMGVDLEAALEVINVSSGRSNATQNLIPQRVLTREFPATFALGLLAKDAGIALDVSRSAGAPTPLFAITESLYRAARDTIGASEDHTAVVKMLEHWAGVTLSSAPSAVFDRSSP